In one window of candidate division WOR-3 bacterium DNA:
- a CDS encoding uroporphyrinogen decarboxylase family protein: MEILTPRERFNLLVFDETPDRVLIFPLITNHSAYVSNYSIKDYYTKGEILAQAQINAYEIYQTDFLSVFSEVGIIAEALGSYFEYPQEDLPKLKKPLFSNLQEYWERKLNSQYDEGKGRLYLYFDAIKILYKTLGDILPILAYIPAPFTTLALLFEPTEILKEVSFSNLEKKKILKEVLLLITDFTIQFMKSVINYGALPIVVDPLASGSVISPETYKNFALPYEERLINYLHRYDLDVILHICGNTQVYLKELKKSTADLLSLDRINLFSAKKFLGNKFRLIGNFDTTEILLLSPEEIRKKVKNLVLKMKNNKKGYILATGCEVPFSTPKENLITFIEEGKRWGRYKF; the protein is encoded by the coding sequence ATGGAAATTCTAACTCCTCGCGAAAGATTTAATCTTTTAGTTTTTGATGAGACTCCCGATAGGGTATTAATCTTTCCTTTGATAACCAATCATAGTGCCTATGTTAGTAATTATTCAATCAAGGATTATTATACCAAAGGAGAAATTCTTGCCCAAGCGCAAATAAATGCTTACGAAATTTACCAAACCGATTTTCTCTCGGTATTCTCCGAAGTAGGAATTATTGCGGAAGCTCTGGGAAGTTATTTTGAATATCCCCAAGAGGATTTACCTAAATTGAAAAAACCTCTATTTTCTAATCTACAAGAGTATTGGGAAAGAAAATTAAATTCTCAGTATGACGAAGGAAAAGGAAGGCTCTATCTTTATTTTGATGCGATAAAAATTCTTTATAAAACCTTGGGTGATATTTTGCCAATTCTTGCTTATATCCCGGCACCTTTCACAACCCTTGCTTTACTTTTTGAGCCAACAGAAATATTAAAAGAGGTAAGTTTTTCTAATTTAGAAAAGAAGAAAATCTTAAAGGAAGTTTTATTATTAATTACCGATTTTACTATTCAATTTATGAAAAGTGTGATCAATTATGGCGCTTTACCAATTGTTGTTGACCCTTTAGCATCCGGTAGTGTGATTTCACCGGAAACCTATAAAAACTTTGCTTTACCTTATGAAGAAAGACTTATTAATTATCTTCACCGCTACGATTTAGATGTAATTTTACATATCTGTGGTAATACCCAAGTTTATTTAAAGGAGTTAAAAAAATCCACCGCTGATCTTTTAAGTTTAGATAGGATAAACTTATTTTCAGCCAAAAAATTTTTGGGAAATAAGTTTCGATTAATCGGCAATTTTGACACCACAGAAATTCTTCTTTTATCACCTGAAGAAATCAGAAAAAAGGTAAAAAATTTGGTTTTAAAAATGAAGAATAATAAAAAAGGCTATATTTTAGCAACCGGTTGTGAAGTCCCCTTCTCTACCCCCAAGGAAAATCTTATTACTTTTATCGAAGAAGGTAAACGATGGGGAAGATATAAGTTTTAA
- a CDS encoding BREX system ATP-binding domain-containing protein encodes MEVTKRVIVSHPVFGEGEVISSRLNGQELFVHFNSGLKLWVLKKRLLFISEVDTFEKKFDKIKAKRICEALRMGIVPRQDCEDFTFGREEEVNILKKIIKKLKEGKGDTCLIEGEYGSGKTHLLEYLYHSALKEGICVSKITLTPDEVSPHRPKRFWKEFVFNLKFLKNDQEYGFRDLLRQATNLNLYDNIFFSKLLPKLKNIDEGSIKSEVLWQWLEGESTKEYAVYLTDKFRIKGGIRIPALYDFSTASDFYCYLISSLSYIAHQLGLYGILLLIDEAETVAHLWRFQDFLKGLNFLYGLVRVCYNDPELKKLDNQMIHNKMKPTPYIYKDAYLSMVMATTPLTYNYEYIRLTTLFKNKITLKNLKIKDLYECFYTLYNIYKTCYPNFQLSEKEQRTILEEGIERSLGIRDFLKFIIEVFDIYRHTSSLVFINK; translated from the coding sequence ATGGAAGTAACTAAAAGAGTTATTGTTTCTCATCCTGTTTTTGGTGAAGGAGAAGTAATCTCTTCCCGTTTAAATGGTCAAGAACTTTTTGTCCATTTTAATTCAGGTTTAAAACTTTGGGTTTTAAAGAAAAGGCTTCTTTTTATTTCCGAAGTTGATACTTTTGAAAAGAAATTTGATAAGATAAAGGCAAAAAGAATTTGTGAAGCTTTACGGATGGGAATTGTGCCCCGACAAGATTGTGAAGATTTTACTTTCGGTCGGGAAGAAGAGGTTAATATTTTAAAAAAGATAATAAAAAAATTAAAAGAAGGAAAAGGGGATACTTGCTTAATTGAAGGAGAATATGGTAGTGGCAAAACCCATCTCTTAGAATATTTATATCATTCTGCTTTAAAAGAAGGGATTTGTGTTTCTAAAATAACTTTAACCCCTGATGAAGTCTCTCCTCATCGACCCAAAAGATTTTGGAAAGAATTTGTCTTTAATTTAAAATTTCTTAAAAATGACCAAGAGTATGGTTTTCGGGATTTATTAAGACAGGCAACTAATTTAAATCTTTATGATAATATCTTCTTTTCAAAACTTTTACCAAAATTAAAAAATATTGATGAAGGAAGTATCAAAAGCGAAGTATTGTGGCAATGGTTAGAAGGCGAAAGTACCAAAGAGTATGCGGTCTATCTTACCGATAAATTCCGAATAAAAGGGGGAATAAGAATTCCTGCTTTGTATGATTTTTCCACTGCCAGTGATTTCTATTGCTATCTTATCTCTTCGCTTTCTTATATTGCCCACCAATTAGGACTTTACGGGATTTTACTTTTAATTGATGAGGCAGAAACCGTGGCTCATTTATGGCGTTTTCAAGATTTTCTAAAAGGATTAAATTTTCTTTATGGTTTGGTGCGGGTATGTTATAATGACCCAGAATTAAAAAAACTGGATAACCAGATGATTCATAATAAAATGAAACCAACACCTTATATTTATAAAGATGCTTATCTCAGTATGGTGATGGCGACAACTCCATTAACTTACAATTATGAATATATAAGATTAACCACTTTATTTAAAAATAAAATAACTTTAAAGAATTTAAAAATAAAAGATCTTTATGAATGTTTCTATACCCTTTATAACATCTACAAAACTTGTTATCCAAATTTTCAATTATCAGAAAAAGAACAGCGAACAATTTTAGAAGAAGGGATTGAAAGAAGTTTGGGAATTAGAGATTTTTTAAAATTTATTATTGAAGTTTTTGATATTTATCGACATACAAGTTCTTTAGTATTTATTAATAAATAA
- the purC gene encoding phosphoribosylaminoimidazolesuccinocarboxamide synthase — protein sequence MGSVKDLIIIKEPKENQPGIGRFIFSDRYSVFDWGEMPDKIEDKGKAICLVSAYFFEKLEEKGIKTHYLGLWEDGKTKRLKELKEPTNIMEIKLLRVLKPEIKEGNYDYSIYKKEKVNFLIPLEIIYRNSLPEGSSVFKRLKEGSLKLADLGLTAMPKPGEILENPIIDISTKLEKIDRYINFEIAKEIVNLSEKEIKEIKEITLFINKLITEETQRIDLFNEDGKLEFGFDEERNLILADALGTLDECRFTYQQIPVSKELARIYYRKTEWYEELEKAKKIDKINWKTLVKIQPPSLPLEFKKLIKDIYLAYCNELTQRNWFDVPSLKEILEQVKKYL from the coding sequence ATGGGAAGTGTTAAAGATTTAATAATTATAAAAGAACCAAAAGAAAACCAACCAGGAATTGGTCGTTTTATTTTCTCAGATAGATATTCAGTTTTTGACTGGGGAGAAATGCCTGACAAGATTGAAGATAAAGGAAAAGCCATCTGTCTTGTCAGTGCCTATTTCTTTGAAAAATTGGAAGAAAAGGGTATCAAAACTCATTACTTAGGACTTTGGGAAGATGGTAAGACCAAAAGATTAAAAGAACTCAAGGAACCAACCAATATAATGGAAATAAAACTTCTTCGGGTACTGAAACCAGAAATTAAAGAGGGTAATTATGATTATTCCATATATAAAAAAGAAAAAGTTAATTTTCTCATTCCCTTGGAAATTATTTATCGTAATTCCTTGCCCGAAGGTTCATCAGTTTTTAAAAGATTAAAAGAAGGTAGTTTAAAATTGGCTGATTTAGGGTTAACCGCGATGCCCAAACCTGGAGAAATCTTAGAAAACCCGATTATTGATATCTCAACAAAATTAGAAAAAATTGACCGGTATATCAATTTTGAAATTGCTAAGGAAATTGTTAATCTTAGCGAAAAAGAAATAAAAGAAATAAAAGAAATAACTTTATTTATCAATAAATTAATAACCGAAGAAACCCAGCGAATTGATCTTTTTAATGAAGATGGTAAATTGGAATTTGGCTTTGACGAAGAAAGAAATCTTATATTAGCGGACGCTTTGGGAACTTTAGATGAATGCCGATTCACTTATCAACAAATTCCTGTAAGCAAAGAACTTGCTCGGATTTATTATCGAAAAACTGAATGGTACGAAGAATTAGAAAAAGCCAAAAAAATCGACAAAATAAATTGGAAAACCTTGGTAAAAATTCAGCCGCCTTCTTTACCTTTAGAATTTAAAAAGTTAATAAAGGATATTTATTTAGCCTATTGTAATGAATTAACCCAAAGAAATTGGTTTGATGTTCCTTCGTTAAAAGAAATCTTAGAACAAGTTAAAAAATATCTTTAA
- a CDS encoding BREX system ATP-binding domain-containing protein yields the protein MINKELAKAIVHKLGSYGTPPEFGLEYYTVGLEKYLEVIEEEYFKDYLKLKLSSFKLIVGNYGGGKTHFLYCLRKKAMENNYLTSYVSLSPVECPFDKLELVYKVIALNLMAPKISEEISFDTFYYERGIDNVIKLWYQKIKEQVSKKEDFYSYLEGLSGIESISYLNALRGSFEALIREDYESFENLIQYLKGEEITKDIRGKYRISERLDKSTAFRFIRSLAQWGHLIGYNGLILFFDEAERGLSISSSRDKRRALDNLRQIIDECGNARLPGVMFFYAVTDENLILEGSGGVYEALKQRLRSTFTATNPTGVKINLETIEKKPEEFLYELGLKLAHLFEIAYDTTFNEKILKATIDVLSKACLTTFALDISFRRLFVLGIIEAFFRLKERNFKSALTAKEAEEILKTSLKKIEEEKESEIESEEF from the coding sequence ATGATCAACAAAGAATTGGCAAAAGCAATTGTTCATAAATTAGGTTCTTATGGCACACCTCCCGAATTTGGTTTAGAGTATTACACTGTGGGATTAGAAAAATATTTAGAGGTTATTGAAGAAGAGTATTTTAAAGATTATTTAAAATTAAAATTATCTTCTTTTAAATTGATTGTTGGCAATTATGGCGGTGGTAAAACCCATTTCTTATATTGTTTAAGAAAGAAAGCAATGGAAAATAATTATCTCACCAGTTATGTTTCTCTTTCACCAGTAGAGTGTCCTTTTGATAAATTAGAACTTGTTTACAAAGTGATTGCCTTGAATTTAATGGCACCCAAGATTTCCGAAGAGATAAGTTTTGATACTTTCTATTACGAAAGAGGTATTGATAATGTCATTAAACTTTGGTATCAGAAAATAAAAGAACAGGTTTCCAAAAAGGAAGACTTTTATAGTTATTTAGAAGGATTAAGTGGTATCGAATCTATTTCTTACTTAAATGCCTTAAGAGGAAGTTTTGAAGCCTTGATAAGAGAAGATTATGAGAGTTTTGAAAATCTTATTCAATATTTAAAAGGAGAAGAAATTACCAAAGATATTCGAGGAAAATATCGGATTTCGGAAAGATTAGACAAAAGTACCGCTTTTCGTTTTATCCGTTCTCTTGCTCAATGGGGACATTTAATTGGTTATAATGGACTTATTCTCTTCTTTGATGAAGCCGAAAGGGGATTAAGTATCTCTAGCTCCCGTGATAAAAGAAGAGCATTAGATAATTTAAGGCAAATTATTGATGAATGTGGTAATGCCCGATTACCAGGAGTAATGTTTTTCTATGCGGTTACTGACGAGAATTTGATTTTAGAGGGTAGTGGCGGTGTTTATGAAGCGTTGAAACAAAGATTAAGAAGCACTTTTACCGCCACTAATCCAACCGGTGTAAAAATTAATTTAGAAACAATTGAGAAAAAACCGGAAGAGTTTCTATATGAACTTGGTTTAAAACTTGCCCATTTATTTGAAATTGCTTATGATACCACTTTTAACGAAAAGATATTAAAAGCAACAATTGATGTCTTATCAAAAGCCTGCCTAACAACCTTTGCTTTAGATATCAGTTTCCGTAGATTATTTGTCTTAGGAATTATTGAAGCCTTTTTTAGATTAAAAGAAAGAAATTTTAAATCTGCCCTTACCGCCAAGGAGGCGGAAGAAATTTTAAAAACATCCTTAAAGAAGATTGAAGAAGAAAAAGAAAGCGAAATAGAAAGTGAAGAGTTTTAA
- a CDS encoding 2-hydroxyacyl-CoA dehydratase family protein, which yields MRVDFFTWNELFQEIPERIIKKYKYYKRKEEWARYLSPPQTFAIYGMRHLMSLKFDSSLECLRLWGFVFNETERLFRAKQINKKIIAVMGDLGGIPPIIYSFNSLIGFYPDCLWWQPFFSENYNLFEVTGRANFPETSCYSRVVYATFLKKAYFPKPDLIVASTGASCDDYSCVMQNISNLFYKDKKTEFIWLEIPPRKEKRESAIKLLKENYRKLAKILSEVANEKLTIEKLISGIKRVNLIRRNYQKLKDLVGKSEIAPLGALEMLLLEFGNLHFYSDIFEWQKILLGILNLVRKRVKNNEGVLNKENKKIVWATPPADPLYLIYFEDKGTRIVGSEYIINQALQIIPINKTDPFTALAESYLSASLIGKTKERADLIINEIKKYQAKGVVISQVFGASHCAYETEILKEEIEEKAKVPVLIIDIPLPASEIPLQTQTRINAFIENL from the coding sequence ATGAGAGTTGATTTTTTTACTTGGAATGAACTTTTCCAAGAGATTCCGGAAAGAATAATTAAAAAATATAAATATTATAAAAGAAAAGAAGAGTGGGCAAGATATCTCTCACCACCCCAGACCTTTGCTATTTATGGAATGCGCCATTTAATGAGTTTAAAATTCGACTCCTCTTTAGAGTGTCTAAGATTATGGGGATTTGTTTTTAATGAAACCGAAAGACTCTTTCGGGCGAAACAGATCAATAAAAAAATAATTGCAGTAATGGGCGATTTGGGTGGTATTCCACCAATTATCTATTCCTTTAATTCTTTGATTGGTTTTTATCCCGATTGTCTTTGGTGGCAACCTTTCTTTTCCGAAAATTATAATCTTTTTGAAGTTACCGGTAGGGCAAATTTTCCGGAAACCTCCTGTTATTCACGGGTTGTGTATGCTACCTTTCTAAAGAAAGCCTATTTTCCCAAACCAGATTTAATCGTTGCCTCTACCGGTGCTTCTTGTGATGATTACTCTTGTGTAATGCAAAATATATCCAACCTTTTTTATAAAGATAAAAAAACTGAATTTATCTGGTTAGAAATTCCACCAAGAAAAGAAAAAAGAGAATCGGCAATAAAATTACTAAAAGAAAATTATCGGAAATTAGCCAAGATTTTGAGCGAAGTCGCTAATGAAAAATTGACTATTGAGAAATTAATTTCGGGAATAAAAAGGGTGAATCTAATAAGAAGAAATTATCAAAAATTAAAAGACCTCGTTGGTAAAAGCGAAATTGCTCCTTTAGGTGCCTTAGAAATGTTATTATTGGAATTTGGTAACCTTCATTTTTATTCTGATATCTTTGAATGGCAAAAAATTCTTTTGGGAATATTAAATTTGGTAAGAAAAAGAGTTAAAAATAATGAAGGGGTATTAAACAAAGAAAATAAAAAGATTGTCTGGGCAACACCACCGGCTGACCCTTTATATCTTATTTACTTTGAAGATAAAGGAACGAGAATTGTTGGCAGTGAGTATATCATTAACCAGGCGCTACAAATAATTCCGATAAATAAAACCGACCCCTTTACCGCCCTTGCGGAAAGTTATCTTTCTGCTTCATTAATTGGCAAAACAAAAGAAAGAGCAGATTTAATAATTAATGAAATTAAAAAATATCAAGCGAAGGGGGTAGTTATCTCGCAAGTTTTTGGTGCTTCCCATTGTGCCTACGAAACAGAAATCTTAAAAGAAGAGATTGAAGAAAAGGCAAAAGTTCCAGTTCTAATTATTGATATCCCTCTTCCCGCTTCCGAAATACCCTTACAGACACAAACAAGAATAAATGCTTTCATTGAAAATCTCTGA